The Streptomyces tendae DNA segment CCTCGAACGCGGACGGCGCGCGCCTGGTCCAGGAGGGCCGGTACGACGCCGCGTTCGCCGGTGAGTTCGCGGCGGCCCGGTACGGCCTCGAGCCGCTGGAGACGGGCATCCACGACGCGGAGAACGCCCAGACCCGCTTCGTGCTGGTGGGCCGCCCCGCCCGCCCGGCTGCGCCCACCGGCGCCGACAAGACCTCCGTGGTGCTGTGGCAGCGTGACGACCACCCCGGTGGGCTGCGCGATCTGCTGGGGGAGTTCGCCACCCGGGGCATCAACCTGATGCTGCTCCAGTCGCGGCCGACCGGTGCCGGCATCGGCAACTACTGCTTCTGCGTCGACGCCGAGGGGCACATCTCCGACCGGCGGATGGCCGAGGCGCTGATGGGTCTGAAGCGCATCTGTCTGCAGGTGCGCTATCTCGGCTCGTACCCGAGGGCGGACGTACGGCCCGGTGAAGTGCGGCCGCCGTTCCCGGGGACGTCGGACGAGGAGTTCGTGGGCGCGGCCGACTGGGTGGCGCGCTGCCAGGACGGCCGGTTCTGAGCGTCCCGCCTCCATGGGCGGGCTCGCCTCCATGGGCGGCCCGTCAGTCTGGCCCTGTCCGAGCGGGTCCGGACCGGTCCTACCTGCCGATTGTCGTTATCCACAGAAGTTATCCACAGGTCCGCTTCTCGACCTGGGGACAAGTCGACACCCAGTTGCCCTTCGGTCGACAAATCGCCCTACAAGCCATGATCACGTTCATTCGCCCGCGGCTCACCCTTCGTCCACTCTTTTGCGGCGATCAACCCTATGGAGGGAGGTCTTTCCACTCGAAAGTGGCGGTAGAGGCAGTTTGTCCAGGGAATCCTTGCCCTCGGCCGGGCCTTTCGGAGTGATCAATTCCGGCGTCCACAGATCTTCCCCACAGCCTGTGGATAACTTTTCCGGCCGTGTGGACAACTGTGGACAGCCGGACTCCAAGTCCCGTTCCACACAAGGGTTTCAGGTCAACGCGATCCGCGGGGCCGACCCTTTCAAGCGATGACGTCCCCTTTATTGACCTTGAAGAACACAAGGGAGATTTCACCAGCAAAGGGACACGTGTCGTGGCGCCGCAATAGTCAGTCGTGAGCCGTCGTCCGGCACCGGTAGCCTTGACCGCGTGATTGACCTTCGCCTGCTCCGTGAGGACCCTGACCGTGTGCGCGCTTCGCAGCGCGCCCGTGGAGAGGACGTCGCGCTCGTCGACGCTCTCCTGTCCGCCGACGAACGGCGCAGGTCGTCCGGCGTCCGCTTCGACGAGCTGCGCGCCGAGCAGAAGTCGCTCGGCAAGCTCATCGGCCAGGCGGCCGGCGACGAGAGGGCCGAGCTGCTGAAGAAGGCCGACCAGCTCAAGGCCGACGTCAAGGCCGCCGACGCCGAGCGCGACGCCGCCGACGCCGAGACCCAGGAACTCCAGCTCAAGCTGAGCAACCTCGTCCACCCCGACGTCCCCGTCGGCGGCGAGGAGGACTTCACCACCCTGGAGACGCACGGCACCATCCGCGACTTCACCGCCGAGGGCTTCGACCCCAAGGACCACCTGGAGCTCGGCCAGCTCCTCGGCGCCATCGACGTCGAGCGCGGCGCCAAGGTCTCCGGCTCCCGCTTCTACTTCCTCACCGGTGTCGGCGCGCTGCTCGAGCTGGCCCTGGTGAACGCCGCCATGGCACAGGCCACGGCGGCCGGCTTCACGCCGATGCTGACCCCCGCCCTGGTGCGCCCGCAGTCGATGGCCGGCACCGGCTTCCTCGGCCAGGCCGCCCAGGACGTCTACCACCTGGACAAGGACGACCTGTACCTGGTCGGTACGTCCGAGGTGGCCCTGGCCGCGTACCACATGGACGAGATCCTGGACGCCGACCGGCTGCCGCTGCGCTACGCGGGCTTCTCGCCCTGCTTCCGCCGCGAGGCCGGCTCGCACGGCAAGGACACCCGGGGCATCTTCCGCGTCCACCAGTTCGACAAGGTGGAGATGTTCTCCTACGTGACGCCGGAGGACTCCCAGGAGGAGCACCGACGGCTGCTGGAGTGGGAGAAGCAGTGGCTGACCTCGCTGGAGCTGCCGTTCCGCGTGATCGACGTCGCCTCGGGCGACCTCGGCTCCTCGGCCGCCCGTAAGTACGACTGCGAGGCGTGGATCCCGACGCAGGGCAAGTACCGCGAGCTGACCTCGACCTCGGACTGCACCGAGTACCAGTCGCGCCGCCTGCAGATCCGGGTCCGTGAGGGCAAGAAGGTACGCCCGCTGGCCACGCTCAACGGCACGCTGTGCGCCGTGCCGCGCACCATCGTGGCGATCCTTGAGAACCACCAGCAGGCCGACGGCTCGGTGCGCGTGCCCGAGGTGCTGCGTCCCTACCTGGGCGGCCGGGAGATCCTGGAGCCGGTCACCAAGTGAGCGCCTCTCCGTCCGCCTTCCCGTACCGGCTCGTCGCGACCGACCTCGACGGCACGCTGCTGCGTGACGACCACACGGTCTCCGGCCGGACCCGTGGCGCACTCGCCGCGGCCGCCGCGGCGGGTGCCGCGCACATCGTCGTCACCGGGCGCGCGGTGCCCTGGACCCGTCCGATCCTCGAGGACCTCGGCTACGAGGGCCTGGCCGTCTGCGGCCAGGGCGCCCAGGTCTACGACGCTGGGGCGGGCCGCCTGCTCACCTCCGTGACGCTCGACCGGCAGCTGGCCGGGGTGGCGCTCGCCAAGATCGAGGCGGAGGTCGGTCCGCTGCACCTGGCGGCGAGCCGGGACGGGCTGGACGGCGAGGTGCTGGTCGGGCCGGGCTACGACGTCATCGGCTCGTTGCCGGCGACGCCGTTCACCGACGCCTCCGACCTGTGGGCGGCCCCGCTGAACAAGCTGTACATCCAGCATCCGGAGCTGAGCTCGGACGAGCTGGCCGAGGCGGCGGAGCGCACCGCGGGCGGTTTCGTCACGGTGGTGATGGCCGGCGAGGGCATCGTCGAGCTGCTGCCGCTCGGGCTGTCGAAGGCGACGGGACTGTCGCTGGCCGCGCGCCGGCTGGGCGTGAAGGCGGCGGAGACGATCGCCTTCGGCGACATGCCCAACGACATCCCGATGTTCGCCTGGTCCGGCCACGGTGTGGCCATGGCCAACGCCCACCGGGAGCTGCGGGCGGTGGCCGACGAGGTGACGGCCTCCAACGAGGAGGACGGCATCGCGGTCGTGCTGGAGCGCCTGCTGGGCTGACGTAGGCGTTCGGCGTTCGGCGTTCGGCGTTCGGCGTTCGGCGTTCGGCGTTCGGCGTTCGGCGTTCGGCGTTCGGCGTTCGGCGTTCGGCGTTCGGCGGAGGATGCACGGATCGAACGTGCGCGGGCTCTCACCCGACCACGGCTTGGGTCAAGCCGGTGCCTTGCCACTCGGCCAATCCTCCGGGTGGGCGGCCCACGCGTCACGGATGCGCGCGCTCGAAGCGGCCGCCCCGGGCGGTCCCGGTGCGGAGCGGACTCGAC contains these protein-coding regions:
- the pheA gene encoding prephenate dehydratase, with protein sequence MPASYAYLGPEGTFTEVALRTLPESATRELVPYVSVQSALDAVRAGEAEAAFVPIENSVEGGITTTLDELVAGSPLMIYREVLLSITFALLVRPGTKLSEIKTVTAHPAAQPQVRNWLRAHLPDALWESAASNADGARLVQEGRYDAAFAGEFAAARYGLEPLETGIHDAENAQTRFVLVGRPARPAAPTGADKTSVVLWQRDDHPGGLRDLLGEFATRGINLMLLQSRPTGAGIGNYCFCVDAEGHISDRRMAEALMGLKRICLQVRYLGSYPRADVRPGEVRPPFPGTSDEEFVGAADWVARCQDGRF
- the serS gene encoding serine--tRNA ligase — protein: MIDLRLLREDPDRVRASQRARGEDVALVDALLSADERRRSSGVRFDELRAEQKSLGKLIGQAAGDERAELLKKADQLKADVKAADAERDAADAETQELQLKLSNLVHPDVPVGGEEDFTTLETHGTIRDFTAEGFDPKDHLELGQLLGAIDVERGAKVSGSRFYFLTGVGALLELALVNAAMAQATAAGFTPMLTPALVRPQSMAGTGFLGQAAQDVYHLDKDDLYLVGTSEVALAAYHMDEILDADRLPLRYAGFSPCFRREAGSHGKDTRGIFRVHQFDKVEMFSYVTPEDSQEEHRRLLEWEKQWLTSLELPFRVIDVASGDLGSSAARKYDCEAWIPTQGKYRELTSTSDCTEYQSRRLQIRVREGKKVRPLATLNGTLCAVPRTIVAILENHQQADGSVRVPEVLRPYLGGREILEPVTK
- a CDS encoding HAD family hydrolase, which translates into the protein MSASPSAFPYRLVATDLDGTLLRDDHTVSGRTRGALAAAAAAGAAHIVVTGRAVPWTRPILEDLGYEGLAVCGQGAQVYDAGAGRLLTSVTLDRQLAGVALAKIEAEVGPLHLAASRDGLDGEVLVGPGYDVIGSLPATPFTDASDLWAAPLNKLYIQHPELSSDELAEAAERTAGGFVTVVMAGEGIVELLPLGLSKATGLSLAARRLGVKAAETIAFGDMPNDIPMFAWSGHGVAMANAHRELRAVADEVTASNEEDGIAVVLERLLG